TAGCAAATTTGTCCAGGGACGTTGCGATCAACGCCAGTGTAGCCATATATTCCGCATGACGGTCACGTTGTAATGTTTGGGTTGAGATCGGCGCAGGCTTCGTGCCCAGCTTCTCGCAGACAAACTCTTCAACAAACGGATCGATGTTCGCGTATGTTCCAACTGCGCCTGAGATTTTTCCGTATTGTACATTGTCTGCTGCATGACGGAAACGCTCCAGGTTCCGTTTCATCTCTTCATGCCACAATGCCATTTTCAGTCCAAATGTTGTTGGCTCTGCATGTACACCGTGCGTACGTCCCATCATTGGTGTGTGCTGATAAGCCAGTGCTTTTTCACGAAGAATTTCAATGAAATTCACGATATCCTTTTCCAAAATCTCATTCGCTTGACGCAGTACATAACCCAGAGCCGTATCCACGACATCTGTGGAAGTCAGTCCGTAGTGCACCCATTTCCGCTCCGCACCCAGACTTTCAGATACCGTACGTGTAAATGCGATAACGTCATGACGTGTTTCCTGTTCAATCTCATAGATGCGATCGATGTCAAAAGATGCGTTCTGACGAAGCAATGCTGCTTCTTCCTTAGGGATTACACCCAGTTCGGCCCATGCCTCACATGCACAAATTTCAACTTCCAGCCACGATTGGAATTTGTTCTCTTCGGTCCAGATGGCTCTCATTTCGGGTCTGCTATAACGTTCAATCATGAATTTGTATTCCTCCAGAGGTTAGTTTGTTCAATCCATTGCAATCCTTCTTCAACATCCTGACAGAGCAGATTCACATGCCCCATCTTCCGTCCTGTTTTTGCTTCGGTTTTACCATATATGTGAAGCTTGGGAATCACACCGAGGTCTATCGCTTCTGCATCAGGTTGCCCTGTTCTTGCGATAATGCCCTCCAGATGTTCTCCAAGCACATTGACCATAACAACCGGGCTCAATAACGAAGTGTCCCCAAGTGGTAATCCGCAGATCGCACGGATATGTTGTTCGAACTGAGAAGTCGCACAAGCTTCCATCGTATAGTGACCAGAATTATGCGGTCTTGGTGCCAGTTCGTTAACGTACAGTCTTCCATCCGCCGCTACAAACAGTTCCACAGCCAGCAGCCCAACAGCCTTCATGGATTCTGCTACCGCTGCTGCCAGTTTCTGTGCTTCAATCTGGATGTCTGCAGCAACTCTAGCCGGTACAATTGAAGCATGCAAAATGTTGTTCACATGAATGTTCTCCGCTGGCGGGAACGTTTTGATCTCCCCATTTGTACTACGCGCTACAACGACCGATATCTCGCATTCAAACTTGATGAATTGTTCCAGCACCAGTTCCGCACCTGTAGCTGCAAGTTCTTCGTATGCGGCAACAGCCTGACTTGCTTCCCGGATGACCCGTTGACCTTTGCCATCGTAGCCTCCAGTCACCGTCTTCAGTACACATGGCACTCCAAGTTCGCTAACAGCAGCAAGCATCGTATCCGCACTTGTGATCTCACGATAAGGCGCGACTCTTACTCCAGCAGCTTCGATCGCACGTTTTTCACGTAACCGATGTTGTGTGGTGTACAGTAACGCACTTCCTTGCGGAACGTAGGACTCACGCTCGAGCAGCCCAGCGACTTCTACATCCACATTTTCGAATTCATACGTAATGACATCGCATTCCCGAGCCAGTTCAAGTGCAGCTTTGGCATCGTCATAACCAGCTTCAATCTGACGAGCAACTTGACCACAAGGTGCATCCGCAGCGGGATCAAGAGTAACGAATCGATAACCCATTGCCGTTCCTGCGAGCGTCATCATACGTCCGAGCTGTCCGCCTCCAAGAATGCCGATGGTTGTCTTCCCGGGCAGCAGGACATGCTGTACTTCTCCTGCCGTACTGGATTGATTCCCTGTACTACTCATAGTTCTTCACTGCTTTCGAGTACTTCTTGTTTGATGCGCTCTCGGCGAGCTTCAGAACGGCGTTGGACATCCGGGTCAAAAGCACCGATCATTTGAGCAGCCAGCAATCCTGCATTCGTTGCCCCTGCCTTGCCAATCGCCACAGTTGCGACGGGAATACCACCAGGCATCTGAACAATGGACAACAAGGAATCAAGGCCGTTCAATGCTTTGGATTGAACCGGAACGCCAATGACTGGAAGCATCGTTTTGGCTGCTACCATACCGGGTAGATGTGCAGCCCCGCCTGCGCCTGCAATGATCACCTTGAATCCCCGATCAATCGCCTGCTCTGCGTATTCAAACATCAAATCCGGTGTACGATGAGCTGAGACAACTTTTTTCTCATATCCGATTTCCAATTCATCCAGCACCTCGCACGCATGTTTCATCGTTTCCCAATCCGACTTGCTGCCCATAATTACAGCGACTTGCAGTGACATGAATACATCCAACTCCCGTCTGAGCTTTTTTGATTACATCTGGTATTAATGAATTCATTTACGTGTGAAATGAAAAAATCCGCTACCCGCGAAAACATCACATTTTCTCCGGACACCGGACTCCAAGAAATACGTATCCCTCATTTGGGCATGCCAAAAGGGGCTTGCTGTCCGCATCTGGTTGCATGCGACTCTCAGCCGTATCTCCTCGTAGTCCGGAAATTTACGGTTCCCGGGTAGATACTTCCGGGCCCTATTCCCGGCGTTATACGAGCAAATATCTATCAAACTATCTTCGTTCATTTTGGTAATCTCTTATTACATATTTCGTTCCTACTCGACCTTATTCTTACCTGATCGACACATCTAACATTTTAACAATCCCCTACAGCTAATGTCAACTTAAAGACGAACATTTAACATATTGACAAATATAATGTTCGGGAATTGCTTCTGTAAATTCGCTTAACCATCCATTTCATCCCATAAAAGAAAGCCGGCTCCTCTTCAATCTCTCGAAGACAACCGGCTTCCTGCTTTTCAGTGCGTACACACTTCATCCATTATTATTTTACGACCAGTACTGGAACCTGCGCATGCTGCACCACATTGTGACTGACACTACCCAGGACAAATTCCCGAATACCACCCAGTCCGCGGCTACCAATAATAATGATATCAGAATCATTTTCTTTGGCAAAATCAAGCAATACTTCCGCAGCCGCTCCTTGAATCAGATCCACATTGGCCGTTACACCCGCAGCCTGAATTCGTTCTTTCGCTTCATCTGTCGTCTGCACCGCCAGATTGTAGTAGTCATTATTAAGGGAAGGTGGCAGTGGAGCCAACCCCTCACCGATGAATACACGAGGGAAATCAAAAGCATGAATGACATCCAGTACTGCATTTGGGGACACTTTCGCTAGCTCAATCGCACGATCAAGTGCTTTATTTGAAGCTTTGGAACCATCATAAGCCACTAATATTTTGGAAAATAACATGTGAATCCCGTCCCTTCCTTTATATGTAGAACATGCGAAGCAAGCTTCGGTCTGACATGTAATAAACTAACAAAACCATATAACTCCTTAAACGTTCCAGAGCCACAATGAACCATTTATACGAATGAATTTACATATGAAACCACAGTATGAACGGTTACGCATGTGTTCATTGAATAAAGTAACCATAGATTACCGCATTCAAGAATAACAACAATGGAATGCCAATGGTGAAGCTGGGATGTTTAGTCTTATGCCTTTTCCGATACATCGCAATCCAGACTCCCAAAGCACCGCCTATAAATGCTAATAAGAATAACGTCCGTTCAGGTGTACGGTCACGACGCTGTTGTGCACGCCTCTTATCATCCGACATCACCAGATAACCAACTACATTAATAAATAAAAACCACAATATAAGTCCGGTTTGCATATAATTCTAGCGATCCCCCTGTCCCGGGACATCTCCCTGTCTCCATTATAGTCCTCATCAGAGACATGTTCAACGCACCGGGTAGGGAACCGGAAATTGGTGTATAAACGCTACCTCACTTTGACCTAGGACTCCTGTTTTGGAATTCCGTTCAGGCTTGGTGCTCTTTTGGCTGCTTTGTCCGGGCGCACAGCGATACTCTCTTCCCGAATACTGTCTTTGTTTTGCTGGTTATGGATTTTCTCTGGTTTGTTATGCGGCATATAGGTATCACCTCCTTGGCTTACGTTGCCTGAAAACAGAGGATCTTATACGACTTGGTATGGATAAGTAGAAAAGTCCCAATCAGTTTATTTGGAGTTTTGCTACTCTCCCTTTTTCTCCATAGCCGCCTTCAGCAGTTCACCCAGATTGGAACCGATGGACTCCTGCTTAGCATATTGTTTCACCAGCTTTTGCTGATCGCGTTTGTTCACATGTTGTTTGTCC
The nucleotide sequence above comes from Paenibacillus sp. W2I17. Encoded proteins:
- a CDS encoding DUF1294 domain-containing protein, whose amino-acid sequence is MQTGLILWFLFINVVGYLVMSDDKRRAQQRRDRTPERTLFLLAFIGGALGVWIAMYRKRHKTKHPSFTIGIPLLLFLNAVIYGYFIQ
- the purE gene encoding 5-(carboxyamino)imidazole ribonucleotide mutase; the protein is MSLQVAVIMGSKSDWETMKHACEVLDELEIGYEKKVVSAHRTPDLMFEYAEQAIDRGFKVIIAGAGGAAHLPGMVAAKTMLPVIGVPVQSKALNGLDSLLSIVQMPGGIPVATVAIGKAGATNAGLLAAQMIGAFDPDVQRRSEARRERIKQEVLESSEEL
- the purK gene encoding 5-(carboxyamino)imidazole ribonucleotide synthase, yielding MSSTGNQSSTAGEVQHVLLPGKTTIGILGGGQLGRMMTLAGTAMGYRFVTLDPAADAPCGQVARQIEAGYDDAKAALELARECDVITYEFENVDVEVAGLLERESYVPQGSALLYTTQHRLREKRAIEAAGVRVAPYREITSADTMLAAVSELGVPCVLKTVTGGYDGKGQRVIREASQAVAAYEELAATGAELVLEQFIKFECEISVVVARSTNGEIKTFPPAENIHVNNILHASIVPARVAADIQIEAQKLAAAVAESMKAVGLLAVELFVAADGRLYVNELAPRPHNSGHYTMEACATSQFEQHIRAICGLPLGDTSLLSPVVMVNVLGEHLEGIIARTGQPDAEAIDLGVIPKLHIYGKTEAKTGRKMGHVNLLCQDVEEGLQWIEQTNLWRNTNS
- a CDS encoding universal stress protein, with protein sequence MLFSKILVAYDGSKASNKALDRAIELAKVSPNAVLDVIHAFDFPRVFIGEGLAPLPPSLNNDYYNLAVQTTDEAKERIQAAGVTANVDLIQGAAAEVLLDFAKENDSDIIIIGSRGLGGIREFVLGSVSHNVVQHAQVPVLVVK
- the purB gene encoding adenylosuccinate lyase, producing the protein MIERYSRPEMRAIWTEENKFQSWLEVEICACEAWAELGVIPKEEAALLRQNASFDIDRIYEIEQETRHDVIAFTRTVSESLGAERKWVHYGLTSTDVVDTALGYVLRQANEILEKDIVNFIEILREKALAYQHTPMMGRTHGVHAEPTTFGLKMALWHEEMKRNLERFRHAADNVQYGKISGAVGTYANIDPFVEEFVCEKLGTKPAPISTQTLQRDRHAEYMATLALIATSLDKFATEVRALQKSEFREVEEAFAKGQKGSSAMPHKRNPIGSENISGLSRVIRGHMVSAYENVTLWHERDISHSSVERIILPDATMLLNYMLNRFGNIVKNLTVFPENMKRNMERTFGVPFSGRVMTKLIDKGFSREQAYDTVQPRAMQAWEEQRQFQDIVKSTPEITEVLNEEEIADAFNPSWHLKHVDTIFKKLGLND